The following proteins are encoded in a genomic region of Musa acuminata AAA Group cultivar baxijiao chromosome BXJ2-11, Cavendish_Baxijiao_AAA, whole genome shotgun sequence:
- the LOC135626465 gene encoding probable histone-arginine methyltransferase CARM1, giving the protein MEDRLGQKQGPQVFPSITLSHLSSSAPSSSAASAFFSDDRSGCSRLRFHQPCSPVPVFDLDLQKIQIFKLGLLELLCVTNETGDDDPEEKYFSRVFKIGFNTKDETKAFHLAFEQWKLGVVVAKTGGPLENGSLTTPKSKFDNKIDATSAKMYFHYYGQLLHQQNMLQDYVRTGTYYAAVIENRIDFSGRIVLDVGAGSGILSLFAAQAGAKHVYAVEASEMAEYARRLIAGNPSLGQRITVIKGKIEEVDLPEKADILISEPMGTLLVNERMLETYVIARDRFLIPDGKMFPSLGRIHMAPFSDEYLYVEIANKALFWQQHNYYGVDLTSLYGSAFQGYFSQPVVDAFDPRLLISQPIVHTLDFTCMKEEDLYEIDIPLNFVSSVGTRVHGLACWFDVLFNGSSVQRWLTTAPGAPTTHWYQLRCVLAQPIYVMAGQEITGRFHLVSHNAQSYTIYLTLSAKTWGAGADQGGILQTFSCKLDLKEPYYRLSQPLPYILQQDQQSNTELMQSQELSPQIQDGTGPSLAIIPSQISEASEQQHKHGSCSGS; this is encoded by the exons ATGGAGGATCGTTTAGGGCAGAAGCAAGGCCCGCAGGTGTTTCCCTCCATCACTCTCTCCCACCTCTCGTCCTCTgctccctcctcctccgccgcttcCGCCTTCTTCTCCGACGACCGCTCCGGCTGCTCTCGTCTTCGGTTCCACCAGCCGTGCTCGCCCGTCCCTGTTTTTGACCTTGATCTTCAGAAGATTCAG ATCTTCAAGTTAGGTCTGCTGGAGTTGCTGTGCGTGACCAATGAGACGGGAGACGATGACCCCGAAGAG AAATATTTTTCGAGAGTATTTAAGATAGGTTTCAATACAAAGGATGAAACCAAAGCTTTTCATTTGGCCTTTGAACAGTGGAAGCTTGGAGTGGTTGTTGCAAAAACTG gtGGACCTTTAGAGAATGGATCACTAACAACTCCTAAAAGCAAATTTGATAATAAAATAGATGCCACTTCTGCCAAGATGTACTTCCATTATTATGGACAGCTGCTACATCAGCAAAATATGCTACAAGACTATGTGAGGACAG GAACCTATTATGCTGCAGTGATTGAGAACCGTATAGATTTCTCTGGTCGTATTGTGCTTGATGTTGGTGCTGGTAGCGGCATTCTTTCACTGTTTGCTGCTCAG GCAGGTGCCAAACACGTTTATGCTGTAGAAGCATCTGAGATGGCAGAATATGCACGTAGGCTTATTGCTGGAAATCCATCACTTGGACAGCGTATCACG GTTATCAAAGGTAAAATTGAGGAAGTGGATCTACCTGAGAAAGCAGATATACTTATTTCTGAGCCAATGG GCACCCTATTAGTAAATGAAAGGATGTTAGAGACATATGTAATTGCAAGGGATCGATTCCTTATCCCTGATGGGAAGATGTTTCCATCCTTAGGAAG GATACACATGGCACCATTTAGCGATGAATATCTTTATGTTGAAATTGCAAATAAG GCCCTATTTTGGCAGCAGCACAACTATTATGGGGTTGATCTTACTTCTTTATATGGATCTGCTTTCCAGGGATATTTCTCTCAG CCTGTGGTTGATGCATTTGATCCGAGGCTACTGATCTCTCAGCCTATTGTGCACACACTAGATTTTACTTGCATGAAG GAAGAGGATCTCTATGAGATTGATATTCCTCTAAATTTTGTTTCGTCTGTTGGTACACGGGTTCATGGCCTCGCTTGCTGGTTTGATGTTTTGTTCAATGGGAG TTCTGTTCAAAGATGGCTTACCACAGCTCCAGGTGCTCCTACAACTCATTGGTACCAGCTACGGTGTGTCCTTGCCCAACCAATATATGTCATGGCCGGGCAAGAGATAACTGGACGGTTTCACCTGGTGTCTCACAATGCTCAGAGCTATACGATTTACTTGACTTTGTCAG CTAAAACATGGGGAGCTGGTGCTGATCAAGGTGGAATATTGCAGACTTTTTCCTGTAAACTTGATCTTAAGGAACCATACTATCGGCTGTCTCAACCACTACCTTATATTTTACAGCAGGATCAGCAGTCAAACACAGAGCTTATGCAATCACAG GAACTTTCCCCACAAATTCAGGATGGGACTGGTCCCAGCCTAGCAATAATACCGTCACAGATTTCTGAGGCATCAGAGCAACAACACAAACATGGTTCCTGCTCAGGTTCATAA